A genomic segment from Prosthecobacter debontii encodes:
- a CDS encoding P-loop NTPase fold protein, whose product MVDDTGHISEQERREEGQENLRQEKPPLRHVNRIELMKLYRQVHPPERLGEAKQQIPSESELELFALEHGLTLEDVIAAPRSESRSTPHSKPVQSMSDDEVQEDHDWVKAATGGDEEPPANHPPGSSNRSRILARGEELEEEMERRQLGDYAHLADAGSTKMPALAATDIAEAGGPDSVEASSQLPQDGTSAPPPEDGAQAASPPMPSPEDETERPQDVLSKEPDQKLLQQIAALWHQTGITPSYAITNALEYTVFATRTAPIAVTPWQFLLGLIRDGERAEYKFSDPNDLSLQRLLSRRLRFRQGTLSQLWQSSLKDARSSGGSQHQLSPALRRVLQRAAEISRYCSLGQIYVAARHFVAALLEHLQGGAEEDLHPLRLQDLQECLEEHLPFYAFEDIPKNWQQVLADIRKPRPRSPRGTSSMFRRESSSEELCLGIDDYSSAIKEAFQNAAPDNDFVFGLFAPWGRGKSTLMNQVAEKLSGTHQIVKFGAAKYPSRPEVWVHLYQTIADAAMEPGFWAKWRLRIRIGLLRTGWRPLFVGIFAASFSAFVWMGWAAGALLWIFHGIGLLGFLVIVGYLYRFFGLGKLIHNLYGHIPDHSDKLGLQAVIGDDLERLLRAWFPSRSPMPPWSDWKFWEGKWWGRLIGHFTDDDSAVDFRPCRCGWLAAALCLVLLATGCYLGASSSWQWISRHHTPNGTVTVWNWLALVPFAGLMIFAVVAVYMIARGSADARRALLIVDDLDRCDPAQSLSVIESIRWFLDTPSVSSRLHVAMLMERTALEAACKQRAEEAKMLPPEAAWSARFRAHREKLFVVELSMPSLLQTEVEDLVSRAIEREDQNARKTALQNQLARHIATAPKPRKHTVTESVQAAYTFEGEAVSPPVTRTVTSTKAVSPSADEKEKHRAEEARLKESLAAMSPPLTPPPKKDEPSEISQVSGYFSPAEVAAIKAAFRYVPAEEITPRSVRAAMIRYQFARRLLSGVDLSPQI is encoded by the coding sequence ATGGTAGATGATACCGGACATATCTCAGAGCAGGAAAGACGCGAAGAAGGCCAGGAAAATCTGCGGCAAGAGAAACCGCCTTTGCGTCATGTAAACCGTATCGAACTGATGAAGCTCTACCGGCAGGTGCATCCTCCCGAAAGGCTGGGAGAGGCAAAACAACAGATTCCTTCTGAAAGCGAGTTGGAACTATTTGCCCTCGAGCACGGGCTGACCCTTGAAGACGTGATCGCCGCGCCGAGATCAGAGAGTCGTTCCACTCCACACAGCAAGCCTGTTCAATCCATGTCCGATGATGAGGTGCAAGAGGATCATGACTGGGTGAAGGCCGCGACCGGGGGAGACGAAGAACCTCCAGCAAACCACCCTCCTGGCTCCTCCAACCGCTCACGGATACTGGCTCGCGGCGAAGAGCTTGAAGAGGAAATGGAGCGCAGGCAGCTCGGTGATTACGCCCACCTTGCCGATGCAGGATCGACGAAGATGCCAGCCTTGGCAGCCACAGACATCGCTGAGGCTGGTGGTCCCGACTCCGTCGAAGCCAGCTCCCAGCTTCCCCAGGACGGAACCTCTGCACCACCTCCTGAGGACGGAGCTCAAGCCGCCAGTCCGCCCATGCCATCCCCAGAGGATGAAACCGAAAGACCGCAGGACGTTTTATCGAAGGAGCCGGATCAAAAACTCCTCCAGCAGATTGCCGCGCTCTGGCACCAGACAGGCATCACCCCCAGTTACGCGATTACGAATGCCCTGGAATACACCGTTTTTGCGACCCGGACAGCCCCGATAGCCGTCACTCCGTGGCAATTTCTTCTAGGCCTGATTAGAGATGGTGAACGGGCCGAATATAAATTTTCAGACCCCAATGACCTCTCACTTCAGCGGTTGCTCAGTCGCAGGCTCAGATTCCGGCAAGGCACCTTGTCCCAGCTTTGGCAGTCGTCTCTGAAGGATGCCAGGAGTTCAGGAGGTTCCCAGCACCAGCTGTCGCCGGCTTTGCGGAGAGTTTTGCAAAGAGCGGCAGAGATCAGCCGGTACTGCTCGCTAGGACAGATCTATGTGGCCGCCAGGCACTTTGTCGCAGCCTTGCTGGAGCACCTGCAGGGAGGCGCTGAAGAGGATCTCCACCCCCTGAGGCTTCAGGATCTGCAAGAATGCCTGGAGGAGCATCTGCCCTTTTACGCGTTCGAGGATATCCCGAAGAACTGGCAGCAAGTGCTGGCGGATATCCGGAAGCCAAGGCCCCGATCACCCAGGGGAACCTCCAGCATGTTCAGGCGTGAATCGAGTTCAGAGGAGCTCTGCCTGGGCATCGACGACTATTCTTCAGCGATCAAGGAGGCCTTTCAAAACGCTGCGCCTGACAACGACTTTGTCTTTGGCCTGTTCGCTCCCTGGGGCCGTGGCAAGTCCACCTTGATGAACCAAGTGGCGGAGAAGCTCTCCGGCACCCATCAGATTGTCAAATTTGGAGCGGCCAAGTATCCCAGCCGCCCGGAGGTCTGGGTGCATCTCTACCAGACCATCGCAGACGCGGCTATGGAGCCGGGCTTTTGGGCCAAGTGGCGGTTGCGCATCCGCATCGGGCTATTGCGCACAGGGTGGCGGCCGTTGTTCGTTGGCATCTTTGCAGCCAGCTTTTCAGCCTTTGTCTGGATGGGCTGGGCGGCAGGTGCGCTTCTATGGATCTTCCATGGCATCGGCCTCCTGGGCTTCCTGGTCATTGTCGGCTACCTCTACAGGTTCTTTGGCCTCGGGAAGCTGATTCATAATCTCTACGGCCACATCCCTGACCATTCTGATAAGCTAGGGCTTCAGGCCGTGATCGGCGATGATCTGGAACGTCTGCTACGGGCTTGGTTTCCTTCCCGCTCGCCGATGCCCCCCTGGTCAGACTGGAAATTTTGGGAGGGAAAATGGTGGGGACGACTGATCGGCCATTTCACTGACGATGACAGCGCCGTAGATTTTCGGCCGTGCAGATGCGGCTGGCTCGCCGCAGCCTTGTGCCTTGTTTTGCTGGCTACTGGGTGCTATCTGGGGGCCAGTTCATCGTGGCAGTGGATCAGTCGGCATCACACGCCTAATGGCACAGTCACGGTGTGGAACTGGCTCGCGCTGGTGCCGTTTGCCGGTCTCATGATTTTCGCAGTGGTGGCTGTCTACATGATCGCCCGCGGCTCCGCCGATGCCCGGCGGGCCCTCCTCATTGTGGACGACCTGGACCGTTGCGATCCCGCCCAATCGCTATCAGTCATCGAAAGCATCCGCTGGTTTCTGGACACCCCCAGCGTCAGTTCGCGGCTCCATGTGGCCATGCTGATGGAAAGGACGGCGCTGGAAGCCGCATGTAAACAGCGGGCCGAGGAAGCCAAAATGCTGCCACCAGAGGCTGCGTGGAGCGCACGCTTCCGGGCGCACCGGGAGAAGCTCTTTGTGGTCGAGCTCAGCATGCCCAGCCTGCTCCAGACGGAAGTCGAAGATCTGGTTTCCCGGGCGATCGAAAGGGAAGATCAAAACGCCAGGAAAACGGCGCTCCAAAACCAGCTGGCACGCCATATCGCCACAGCACCAAAGCCTCGAAAACACACCGTCACGGAGTCGGTGCAGGCCGCCTATACGTTTGAGGGAGAGGCCGTATCTCCACCGGTCACTCGCACGGTCACCTCCACAAAAGCGGTCAGCCCAAGTGCTGACGAGAAGGAGAAACATAGGGCCGAGGAGGCCCGGCTGAAGGAGAGCCTCGCGGCGATGAGCCCTCCCCTAACTCCGCCGCCGAAGAAAGACGAGCCGTCGGAGATCTCCCAAGTCAGCGGGTATTTCTCCCCGGCCGAAGTGGCGGCCATCAAGGCTGCATTCCGGTATGTCCCTGCCGAAGAGATTACCCCCAGGTCAGTCCGTGCGGCGATGATCAGATATCAGTTTGCCCGACGGCTATTAAGCGGGGTGGACTTGAGCCCGCAGATTTGA
- a CDS encoding helix-turn-helix domain-containing protein — MAKLTYTPTEFAALFGKERTWTYRQLYAGKVKAITKLGQVQIPHSEVEKLLNGVERYRGAASHVGRAAKKRAAKKSPSSKGAKKWTSALKERKKSGSPQSKNVRSRGAHTPSSSIPVRPDDPTSKRRAVYQRMTRKKEDKDLND, encoded by the coding sequence ATGGCAAAGCTCACCTACACCCCGACTGAGTTTGCAGCGTTGTTTGGCAAGGAACGCACCTGGACCTACCGCCAGCTTTATGCGGGCAAGGTGAAAGCCATTACCAAGCTGGGGCAGGTGCAGATTCCGCACTCGGAAGTCGAGAAGCTCTTAAACGGTGTGGAACGCTACCGTGGCGCAGCTTCTCATGTCGGACGGGCGGCAAAGAAGCGAGCTGCCAAAAAATCACCTTCTTCCAAAGGGGCCAAGAAGTGGACCTCGGCCCTCAAGGAGAGAAAGAAAAGCGGCTCGCCGCAGTCAAAGAATGTTCGGTCCAGAGGTGCCCATACACCTTCATCGTCAATCCCTGTCCGCCCAGATGACCCGACCAGCAAAAGACGTGCTGTGTATCAACGAATGACGCGCAAAAAGGAAGATAAAGACCTCAATGATTGA
- a CDS encoding tyrosine-type recombinase/integrase, with product MSTEKTWTATSTKQLYRHKSGTYYARLVVEGKPTWRSLKTQTLSVAKPELARLLEDNAYRDELSRDTEVTEKMTGEEALTLRESQLLNDPATKKSTKRYWKEIVASIKKTWPAFLTLEMRRVTVEQCESWAGKASKLMSPTRFNGCLLVLKSLFKIAIKHGVRRTNPALAVKRAKTRRKDLSHKLPSQTRFREWVEALRQRRGSKAQHKADMVELLAYTGMRLGESKWVQWKHCDFERGEILVLGAPDDGTKNGLFRRVPMIPAARKLLERLKAEHSPAPTDYVVRAKSANKSMKKAAEVIEMDVLTHHDLRHLFATMCIESGVDIPTVSRWLGHQDGGVLAMKVYGHLRNEHSIAAASRVSFSA from the coding sequence ATGAGCACGGAAAAGACCTGGACCGCCACTTCCACCAAACAGCTCTACCGCCACAAATCCGGCACCTACTACGCCCGCCTCGTCGTTGAAGGAAAGCCCACGTGGCGGAGCCTTAAAACCCAAACGTTAAGCGTAGCTAAACCCGAACTGGCACGCCTCCTGGAAGACAACGCCTACCGAGACGAGTTGAGCCGCGATACCGAAGTCACCGAAAAGATGACGGGCGAGGAAGCCCTCACCCTTCGTGAAAGCCAACTCCTGAACGATCCGGCCACGAAGAAGTCCACGAAGCGTTACTGGAAGGAAATTGTCGCCTCTATCAAAAAGACTTGGCCTGCCTTCCTCACCCTGGAAATGCGCCGCGTCACCGTCGAACAGTGTGAGTCATGGGCTGGTAAGGCCTCCAAGTTGATGTCCCCCACCCGCTTCAATGGTTGCCTGCTTGTGCTGAAGTCCCTTTTCAAAATTGCCATCAAACATGGGGTGCGACGCACCAACCCGGCTCTCGCAGTGAAAAGGGCTAAGACCAGACGCAAGGATCTCTCCCACAAACTTCCCAGCCAGACCCGCTTCCGTGAATGGGTCGAAGCATTGCGGCAGCGCCGAGGCAGTAAAGCCCAGCACAAGGCCGATATGGTGGAACTGCTGGCCTACACCGGCATGCGCCTCGGTGAATCCAAATGGGTGCAGTGGAAACACTGCGATTTTGAGAGAGGTGAAATCCTTGTTCTAGGTGCTCCTGATGATGGCACCAAAAACGGACTGTTCCGACGTGTGCCCATGATTCCCGCAGCCCGTAAGCTGTTAGAGCGTTTAAAGGCTGAACACAGCCCTGCCCCCACCGATTATGTGGTTAGGGCTAAAAGTGCCAATAAATCCATGAAGAAGGCCGCTGAGGTGATTGAGATGGACGTCCTTACCCATCACGATCTGCGTCATCTTTTTGCGACAATGTGCATCGAGTCAGGCGTTGATATACCGACCGTCTCCCGCTGGCTAGGGCACCAGGACGGCGGAGTGCTGGCAATGAAGGTCTATGGACACTTACGCAACGAACACTCGATTGCGGCGGCGAGCCGCGTTTCTTTCTCTGCTTGA
- a CDS encoding tyrosine-type recombinase/integrase produces the protein MTQGTYSAYDSEGHRKYLTLAEGKRFRRCASRLPQDQASFCLILYFTGMRISEALALTAMDVDFSMCVLRVRSLKKRAKKEFRRIPVPDSLISALQTIVESHAEGPLWTFSRSTAWRIVKRVMADAEISGIQATAKGLRHGFGVRGALAKVPLNLLQLWFGHSQATTTAIYLDVRDEEERELMQRTWK, from the coding sequence ATGACACAGGGGACCTACAGCGCCTATGACAGCGAAGGACATCGCAAATATCTCACTCTTGCTGAGGGCAAGCGGTTCAGGCGTTGTGCCAGTCGCCTGCCGCAGGATCAGGCCTCTTTCTGCCTGATACTTTACTTCACCGGCATGCGGATATCAGAGGCCCTTGCTCTTACGGCCATGGACGTTGATTTTTCCATGTGCGTTTTACGCGTTCGGTCATTGAAGAAACGGGCGAAAAAAGAGTTCCGGCGGATTCCAGTTCCAGACAGCTTGATTTCGGCATTGCAGACGATTGTAGAATCACACGCGGAAGGCCCTCTTTGGACATTCTCCCGGTCAACCGCATGGCGTATCGTCAAGCGCGTCATGGCTGATGCCGAAATATCGGGCATTCAAGCCACAGCGAAAGGTTTAAGACATGGTTTTGGCGTTCGTGGTGCGTTGGCAAAGGTTCCTTTGAACCTTCTGCAACTTTGGTTCGGCCATTCACAGGCTACAACTACCGCCATCTACCTTGATGTCAGAGATGAGGAAGAACGTGAACTGATGCAAAGAACCTGGAAATGA
- a CDS encoding FRG domain-containing protein: MNSDHSDLIKTLRTQRKLTVESVEKAVSLAHQLKHEQLYDLFRGQTNAAWRVQPTAHRCNAKAFEEARIRFQQFRHWARNQTELENYTDDQLWAIAQHYGFKTHFLDFSFCPEVAGFFACESTSGEVDQKAAIYCINSKQFLSVWNGSDNQTATVCLDPELIVFNIDNLWRLSAQCGCFIFLPGNHAHGLAAAYPEMVRIEFPWVPSHESLPRKNAIYPSQASPLEQRIDQFLHNEVIAQANNFLSSISSGPPIIHSTYTPPEEWTRISIPASEDWQSAAQGWRHRGRAPFETKDNIPVIVNNKTSKSKMLLAMRQFFSLESVVEHREKQLLFETATRMPLLYDACETWEDEAALKIILCVSRQWEGMRLYPYSDEEIHRSIMTTLSLLRIRLVEKSFRYQKKYTEKVEFCPNPKGVGAMSAGRVSKSALKRALNPHFKRAVKQMGAHLPYPFVQCPEVWLPALPTQRFSFAGLRQLLVSDLIPTQIVERGDFDGQTFPTRSLFFSPFDFAIFGPA; the protein is encoded by the coding sequence ATGAACTCTGACCATTCAGACCTCATTAAAACACTGCGGACTCAACGCAAGCTGACGGTGGAGTCTGTCGAAAAGGCCGTTTCCCTGGCTCATCAGCTCAAGCATGAACAATTGTATGATTTGTTCAGGGGACAGACAAATGCCGCCTGGCGGGTGCAGCCCACTGCGCACCGCTGCAATGCAAAGGCGTTTGAAGAAGCCAGGATTCGTTTTCAACAATTCAGGCATTGGGCCCGAAATCAGACCGAGTTAGAGAACTATACCGACGACCAGCTTTGGGCCATAGCCCAGCACTATGGATTCAAGACCCATTTTCTTGATTTTTCGTTTTGCCCGGAAGTGGCGGGTTTTTTTGCCTGTGAAAGCACCAGCGGAGAAGTTGACCAGAAGGCTGCCATTTATTGTATCAACTCGAAGCAATTTCTAAGTGTCTGGAATGGCTCGGACAATCAAACGGCCACCGTTTGTCTCGACCCTGAATTAATCGTTTTTAACATCGATAATCTTTGGAGGCTTTCGGCGCAGTGCGGTTGTTTTATTTTTCTGCCTGGCAATCATGCCCATGGGCTGGCTGCCGCATATCCGGAAATGGTCCGCATAGAATTTCCATGGGTGCCCAGTCATGAAAGCCTTCCCCGGAAGAATGCCATTTACCCGTCCCAAGCGAGTCCGCTCGAGCAGCGGATAGATCAGTTTTTGCATAATGAAGTCATTGCCCAGGCAAACAACTTCTTGTCATCCATCTCCAGCGGGCCGCCCATTATACACTCCACGTACACGCCGCCGGAGGAATGGACCCGAATTTCAATCCCGGCATCAGAGGACTGGCAGTCTGCCGCCCAAGGTTGGCGGCACAGGGGACGCGCACCTTTCGAGACCAAAGACAACATACCCGTCATCGTCAATAACAAGACATCCAAGTCAAAAATGCTGTTAGCCATGCGGCAATTTTTCTCTTTGGAGTCTGTCGTGGAGCATCGTGAAAAGCAGCTTTTGTTCGAGACAGCCACCCGTATGCCCTTATTGTATGATGCGTGTGAGACTTGGGAAGACGAGGCGGCGCTGAAAATCATCCTGTGTGTCTCCCGACAGTGGGAGGGCATGAGACTTTACCCCTATTCTGATGAAGAAATTCATCGGTCAATCATGACCACTCTCTCTTTGCTCAGAATTCGGTTGGTGGAAAAGAGTTTTCGTTACCAGAAGAAATACACGGAAAAAGTGGAGTTTTGCCCGAACCCAAAAGGCGTGGGGGCAATGAGTGCCGGACGAGTGTCCAAGTCGGCTTTAAAGCGCGCCTTGAATCCCCACTTCAAAAGGGCCGTCAAACAGATGGGAGCCCATTTGCCCTATCCATTTGTCCAATGCCCTGAGGTGTGGTTGCCGGCTTTGCCGACACAGCGATTTTCATTCGCAGGCCTTCGCCAATTGCTGGTTTCTGATCTGATACCCACGCAGATCGTGGAAAGAGGAGACTTTGACGGGCAGACTTTTCCCACACGTTCGCTGTTCTTCTCACCCTTTGATTTTGCCATCTTTGGCCCCGCATGA